The region GTGCAATAAAGCAAAAGTACTTTAGAATGAAACAGAATTGATCTGGACACTTTTTGTTGAGGTGAGAACAGCTGTTGGTGTTTTTTGTgaggttttcttttcttttcttttttctgaagCAAAGAGGCAGTCCAGTCGACAAGAGAACGCTGGAGAAAACAGCCGTCTCATTGGAAGGTGCACATCTTCACACTTTCACATGTGGGACTGCATACACCAAAATGATCTGGATCACATTATTTCTGCATCTTCTTGCATCATCAGCTGTGGTGAGTGTTGTTAACTTCTCCCTTCtgtaattaatgttaataaagcttaaagtgttcatttaaattCTTGCAATATTTACTATAATGCATTAGTATTTCATTCttactacaataaaaaaaaatgttttagacAACATATGGTGCTTATATAACAACTGGTAAAGGGTACTTTTTTAAGTGAAGTGTATagttcagctttattttaaataatataataatttaaaatcatattttacaaattatttatactgtaaatgaaatttttttttgttgttgtttttttgatgCAACTTGTGAATATGTAATAATCTTAACAGAAAACAAGCAGTGCTCATCGCAATGATCCTGCTATATTGACTGGGGAATCTGAGGATGCCTCTCTTCAAGGCCAAAAAGAGCATTATCACAGAGACGCAGACCAAGACAAATGCACTATGCCATGTGAAATGACTGCAAAGCTAATGCGTGATGAGAAACATTCCTTGTGCAGTAGGTGTTTCGTTTTTTGTGCATACAGTGTGATATAGTTTAGTAATTTACACACTCTTTACATTTACTCTTTGTCACTCTTTTAAACCCACTGCAGTTCTCACAGAGTTTAATGCaggttgtttgtcttagttaaCCTCCAGCATACCATATTGTCATATACAAGAAACACTAGGAAGTTGATCAGAGATCTCATTGATGAACAGCAGAAAGCCTCAGAATTTCTCTTGAGTCAGGTATTCTAAAATTTCCAAACTTCCAAAACGCATATCCTCTTCTGCATTCTTAAACATATTGCTTTTTTTCTAGATAATGGAGCTTATGGCCAAAGTAAACACACTCAGTTCGGATGTGCAGCGAAGCAACAGTGACATCTTTTCCGTGAAGCCCACGGAGTCCCACGGTGAGATAATTAACATGCTGTCAAAATATTTATCACTTACACATCCTCACAGTGAATTCCCTTTCATTCCATAGGGAAAGACTGTAGTGACATCCAAGAGACGCTAGGTGCCGTTTCTCCAAAAATCCCTAGTGGAATTTATATAATTCAGCCAGAAAACACAGATGTTTCCTTTGAGGAAAGTACCTtcttttagttttgtttaaaaatttcCAACCACAGTTATTTTAATCTAAAAGCAAATCAAACATTGTTTTAGGTTTACACATGATGAATTAAGCATCTTAAACAGGTGTTCTGTGAGATGGATTACATGGAAGGCGGATGGACAGTAATACAGAGAAGGACGGATGGTCTCACTGACTTCAAACGAATGTGGTCACAGTACTTGGATGGATTTGGACACTTGCCAGGTACAATAAGACAGTTAATGGGATAGTCATCATTTacccaccctcatgttgttccaaacttgtataagtttctttcttctgttg is a window of Onychostoma macrolepis isolate SWU-2019 chromosome 21, ASM1243209v1, whole genome shotgun sequence DNA encoding:
- the angptl5 gene encoding angiopoietin-related protein 5 gives rise to the protein MSFSKSLDLQRGSPVDKRTLEKTAVSLEGAHLHTFTCGTAYTKMIWITLFLHLLASSAVKTSSAHRNDPAILTGESEDASLQGQKEHYHRDADQDKCTMPCEMTAKLMRDEKHSLCINLQHTILSYTRNTRKLIRDLIDEQQKASEFLLSQIMELMAKVNTLSSDVQRSNSDIFSVKPTESHGKDCSDIQETLGAVSPKIPSGIYIIQPENTDVSFEVFCEMDYMEGGWTVIQRRTDGLTDFKRMWSQYLDGFGHLPGEHWLGLRKIFNIVNQRNTRFQLHVSLVSQDDTTAYASYDNFWLEDETKFFAIHLGRYAGSAGDAFRGYDQEQNQDTAPFSTFDVDNDGCSPFCTFANKAVESCSVNQNNTGWWFNQCGKANLNGSPLDQDFSTQSHIHWDTWTKNGTLVKIKSVTMKIRRVEIPNLK